The Arthrobacter burdickii genomic interval GAAGACGCGGTCCGCATGTTCCGCAGGAGCCTTTCGGGGAGGGTCGACCAACCCCAGGTACGCGATGCGGTGCCGGTTCTCGAGCAACCCCGCAGAGCGCAGGATGTTCTGTACGCAGGTGACCTCGGCAGGGCTCGCCAGGGCGTAGGGGGCGGATACTTCAGTCATTGAAGAGGTCATAGCAAGCCTTCGGTCAGAACCAGCAGGTCCGGTTTTTATTCTATGAGTGTAGAGAATAAGCGCCGACAGTGTGGAAGGACAAGGGATACTGGGTGAACAGTTCGTGATGGAGGGAGTGAAGTGCCGAAGATCGTCGACCATGATGCGCGCCGTCTGGAGCTGGTGGAGGCGACCTGGCGAATCATCGCGCGAATGGGACCCGAGGCCGCGACGATGCGCCAGATCGCGCTCGAGGCGGGTTTCGCCAACGGAGCATTGAAGCCCTACTTCCCCTCGAAGGACACCCTGCTGGCGTTCGCGTTCGGACACGTGCTCAACAGGACCAACGCGCGCATCGCAGAGGCCAAGCAGGGTCAGCGGGGCCTCGCAGCGCTGCGCATCTTCTGCCAGGAGATCCTGCCACTGGATGCCGAGCGACTGAACGAGGCCAGGATCGTCATTCCCTTCTGGCAGCAAGCCGTCCAGGATCCGGAGAAGAGCGATCTCTACCGGCGGTCGATGGATCAGTGGCGTGCGGCCATCCTCGCGCATCTCCACGAGGCGAGGATCGACGGCGAGGTCACCACGGCGGTGGAAGACCCGATCATCGCCGCCCAGTTGCTCGACATGCTCCTGGGCGCCCAGGTCACCGCCGTGTTCGGCGACGATCTCGCCGACATCCAGCGTCGCACCGACGACTACTTCACGCTTCTCAGGTGAGGCCTGCAATTATTTTTCACCGGCTGTAGAAAAACCGTGACAAAGCTTCAGGCGGGGCGCTAGCCTTGACGCACTGTGTTCCACGGCACATCTCGGATAACCGCGTCAGGAAGCACCACGATGCCCACACCCTCGCCCAAGCTGGATCGACAGAACGTCACGACGTCGAGTGCCTCCTCGGTCGAGGAGTGGCGGCACATCGTCGCGCAGTCGTTCGTGCCCCTGGTGACCGAGGCGCCGGCCAGGACATCGTTTCAGGGAACCATGCGCTCACGCAGCTGGGACCGCACCTCCATCGTCGAGATCTCCGCGGATGGACACGAGGTGCACCGCACTCCTGGTCTGATCGAGCGAAGCGACCAGAGGTACTTCAAGCTCAACGTCCAGCTCGAAGGTGCAGGGTTCCTTGTCCAGGGCAACCGCGAGGCGATGCTGCAGCCCGGTGATATGGCCGTGTACGACACCACCAAGCCCTACAGCCTGGTGTTCGAGCGACATGCCCGCATGGTTGTCGTCATGTTCCCCCACGACGCTCTCACTCTTTCCCCTGATCTGGTTGGTCAGCTGTCCGCCGTCCCTATGTCCTCGTCCCAGGGAATCGCCGGTATCGTCGGGCCGTTCATCCGGCAGATGGCGGAGAATCTTGCGGCCCTGAAGGGGCCCAGCGGCGCTCGGCTCGCCTCCAGTGCGTTGGAGTTGGTCGCCACGATGCTGCATTCGGAGCTGGACGAGCGACGCGACGCCCTGACGCCCCACGCTCTCCTGCTGGCTTCTGTCCATGACTACATCGAAGCGAATCTGGGAGATCCGAGCATGTCGCCGGCCTCCATCGCAGCTGCACACTTCATCTCCACACGTCATCTCCACCACCTCTTCCAGGACTCCGGTACCACCGTGGCGAGCTGGATCCGTCATCAGCGGCTGGAGCGTACTGCCCGGGATCTCCGTGATCCGCTGCAGACCGGCAAGCCGGTCTCATCCATCGCGAATCGTTGGGGTTTCGTGGACGCTGCCCATTTCAGCCGTGCTTTCCGTGACGCCTATGGCCAGTCACCGAGTTCGTGGAAGAGCGCGGCCTGAGCAGTCTGCATCAGGGGGCGCCGTAGTGTCCTGCCGGAGTGACCTACTGTCCGATCGGCTCCTGATCTGCCTTCCTCCGGTTCTTCCCCCGGCGTGCACTCACGGCTGACTCCGTCAGCAGTCCGACGAGGAACGTCAACGGAACCACCACGAGCAGGGAGATTGCTGTGGCCATGCTGCCGCCGATCAACGCCGTGAAGTTGTTGACCACCAGGTAGAGAACCCAGGCGAGCAGGACCAATGCCAGCACCGGTGCGATCCGGGTCTGCCACTGCCGGCTGCCCTCGCGGTGCCGCCTGAAGAAGGCCACCACAGCCAGGGACGTCAGGACATACAGAACGAGGAGCGCCACGACCGCCAGGCCGCTGAACCAGGAGAAGAGCGCGAGCACGGGATCCAGTCCGAGGATCGCGAACGGCACGACGAGGATCAGCGCGGCGGCGGTCTGGATACGACCGGCGACAGCGGGAGCCATGTGCTTGTTCGTGCGCGACACTGCGGCGGGCATGGACCCGCGTAGCGCCAGTGAGTGGAGGTAGCGGTTGACGCCGTTGTGGAAGGCGACGATGCCTGCGAAGAGCGAGGTGACCAGCAGGATCCCGGTCGCGGTACCCGCCCACGGCCCGAACATCTCCACGATGGGACCGAGGACGAACGATGTGGCGTCTCCGGACTCGAGGGCAGCCCCGGCCGCCGTTCCGACCCGGGAGGCTCCGTAGTAGCTGACGAGCATGAAACTGATGAACGAGAAGAACGCCGCGATGACGACGACGGCGAGGTAGGTCGCGCGGGCGACGGTCCGGCTGGGGTCCTTAGCTTCTGCCGAGTAGATCGCCGTGGATTCGAATCCGAACATGGAGGCCACCGCGAACATGATGGCGACCCCTGGTGCTCCACTCGCGATGGCACCGGGGGAGAAACTGGCCCCGACGTCGATGCCTTCGGGACCGCCGCCGCTCAGCAGCACTCCGATGCCGAACGCGAGAAGAATCAGGATCTCCAGGCCGACGAGGACGGCGAGGATGCGTGCGCCCAGCTCGACGTTGAGGGACCCCAGGACCTGCACCAGTGCCATGGTCGCGACGGAGAGCAGCCACCAGGGAAGTGGCAATCCGACGGAGGCGAGCAGCCCGGAGAAGGCGGCACCGTACAGCCCGTACATGGCAGCCTGGATGGTGCAGTACGCCAGGAGGGCGAGCCAGCCGGCTCCAGCTCCGACGCGGTCACCGAAAGCTGCTGTGACGTAGGCGTAGAAGGCGCCGTTCGCCTGGATCCTCCGGCTCATGGCCACGAAACCGACCGAGAACACCATGATCACCAGACCGACGACCAGGTAGGCGCCCGGTGCGCCGGCACCGTTGCCGAGCGCTGTTGCAAGGGGAGAGGCCCCGACGATGCCGGTGAGGGGTGCCTGAGCCGACAGCACGAAGAACAGGATGCCGAGCACCCCTACACTGCCCGCCCGGAGCGCGGTCGGGTGCACCGTGCCGTCGTCCCGGACGGTGAGCGCGGGATCGGGATTGGAAATGCTCATCGGTACCTCTTCGTCGTCGGAGTCGCAGTTCGAAGGCATCCCCGTGTGCCTTGATTCACAGCATGGACCGGGAGTTGTGCACTGGCCTTGTCTCTGCGCGACTGCTTGTTGCGGCAGAGCGCAATCCTGACTGAAACGGCCCCGACGAAGCCGTGCATCAGCTTCGTACGCGCGTTGGCAATGCCCGTGCGCTCAGAAGAAAGCGGTACGCGCGCCGTTGCTCCAGAATCGGGTGAGACCGGGACACCAGACCCTTTCCGCCACCGTCGGCCTGAAGGGCCCGCTGAGAACAAAGGACACTCCATGACCACGCAGGCCGAGATTTCCACCGCGTATACGAGCGCCGCCGATCTGCTGGGCGTGATCCAGCCGACTCAGGGCGGACGCCCTATTCATGATCCGGCGACGGGGGAGCTGGTGGGTCGTGCACCGGAACACACTGTGGCAGATCTCGAGGTCGCCATTTCAGCCGCCAAGACCGCACAGCCGGCCTGGGCCGCGAAGACCCACGGGGAACGCTCCGACTATCTTCGCCGGGCCGCTGACGCCATTGACGCCAATGCCGAGGCCTTGGCCGAGCTGCTCTCCCGGGAGCAGGGCAAGCCGCTGAACGGCCCCAACGCCCGATTCGAAGTGGGAGCCTGCGCAGCCTGGCTGCGGCAGACCGCCGCGTTCGACCTCGAGCCGGAGGTCCTCGTCGATGACGAGAGCGGCCGGGTCGAACTGCACTACCGGCCGCTCGGTGTCGTGGGCGCCATCGGCCCGTGGAACTGGCCCATGATGATCAGCGTCTGGCAGCTGGCTCCCTCCCTGCG includes:
- a CDS encoding APC family permease, whose translation is MSISNPDPALTVRDDGTVHPTALRAGSVGVLGILFFVLSAQAPLTGIVGASPLATALGNGAGAPGAYLVVGLVIMVFSVGFVAMSRRIQANGAFYAYVTAAFGDRVGAGAGWLALLAYCTIQAAMYGLYGAAFSGLLASVGLPLPWWLLSVATMALVQVLGSLNVELGARILAVLVGLEILILLAFGIGVLLSGGGPEGIDVGASFSPGAIASGAPGVAIMFAVASMFGFESTAIYSAEAKDPSRTVARATYLAVVVIAAFFSFISFMLVSYYGASRVGTAAGAALESGDATSFVLGPIVEMFGPWAGTATGILLVTSLFAGIVAFHNGVNRYLHSLALRGSMPAAVSRTNKHMAPAVAGRIQTAAALILVVPFAILGLDPVLALFSWFSGLAVVALLVLYVLTSLAVVAFFRRHREGSRQWQTRIAPVLALVLLAWVLYLVVNNFTALIGGSMATAISLLVVVPLTFLVGLLTESAVSARRGKNRRKADQEPIGQ
- a CDS encoding helix-turn-helix domain-containing protein codes for the protein MPTPSPKLDRQNVTTSSASSVEEWRHIVAQSFVPLVTEAPARTSFQGTMRSRSWDRTSIVEISADGHEVHRTPGLIERSDQRYFKLNVQLEGAGFLVQGNREAMLQPGDMAVYDTTKPYSLVFERHARMVVVMFPHDALTLSPDLVGQLSAVPMSSSQGIAGIVGPFIRQMAENLAALKGPSGARLASSALELVATMLHSELDERRDALTPHALLLASVHDYIEANLGDPSMSPASIAAAHFISTRHLHHLFQDSGTTVASWIRHQRLERTARDLRDPLQTGKPVSSIANRWGFVDAAHFSRAFRDAYGQSPSSWKSAA
- a CDS encoding TetR/AcrR family transcriptional regulator encodes the protein MPKIVDHDARRLELVEATWRIIARMGPEAATMRQIALEAGFANGALKPYFPSKDTLLAFAFGHVLNRTNARIAEAKQGQRGLAALRIFCQEILPLDAERLNEARIVIPFWQQAVQDPEKSDLYRRSMDQWRAAILAHLHEARIDGEVTTAVEDPIIAAQLLDMLLGAQVTAVFGDDLADIQRRTDDYFTLLR